The segment AAATTGTCTCTTACTCCATGATATTGTAATATTGTGAAAACACGTTAAATAACTTAAATAGTCTTAAGAAGAACAAGGTgaacaaaatttatgaaaattaacaCAATTTACAACTCACAAGTCTAACACGATCTGTTATAATGGTAGGCCATGTCTACTTGTGTCAGACCAAAAAAAAGGGTCTAGGTTGACTTGACctctttgtcatttttatataaGTGTACTTAAAAGTTTGACTTTGCCAAGAGTTTACTCTCTCAATATGCATGACTTGCCTTTGCACTAGACGACTTGCTTGTGACCCCTTCAATAAGCCTATGCACCGGCGTGCATGAAATTTGACCAAAACTCGTGTTGACTTCAACTAAGGCGTGCATGGGTGCTTGTGCTCTAGAAGGCTTGTTTATGAGTGGCCTAAACTGTCTTATACATGGTCATGCATGACATGAATACAAAAAATTCCAGAGTTAGGAATGAAAAGCACACATGGTTCTATACCTTCACATGCATAACTCCAAAATGAAATTCTGCATGGTTGAGTATCAATGGTGCTAGGTCGTGCATGACCTAGAAATCTAcattttttaaaggccaaaagacttattcccacttaaggtttagtgtaaacctAAAATTACACGTACTAACTTTCAAAAgctcaaatactcactcatttattaaaatttgttgttattgttaggagtaaaattataatttaaactgatATATTAGAATcacccttaagttttaaaatttttatttttacctctTAACTtcgtattttctaaatttaaaaactaacttttttttagGGTTACAAACTATCATTTTTCTCTAATATACAACTGTCCCCCagttttctaaaaaattttagtttcccCTTTTTTCTCTCCCTTAGTTTCCAATTCTCCTATCTGGTGATCGATCGTCGTCCCCGATCGTTAGCTCTCTCCCTCTTGGTCTCAATCACTCTCATTTTCCTCTCCAATTGTTTTCAtcgaagagaaaaataaaatcgcCTTTTTCTTAGAAACAAAATCGCCGTTTTCTTAGATGAAGACTCGTATCCTAAACAAGTTTTGTCTAATTTGTTAATGAACTAAGTCAGACACTAAACAAATAgagattttaatttagtttttgttatcATATAAACAGTATAAACACCTCACCATCCAACATATTGGTTCATGGaatgatatttgtttattaatattttcgtTTCCTATTATATctttcataatatttataagttttaaagttatttcttataaattaaatctaaaatccacatgttgtttaatttaatctaatttataaaatatctttatatatattatgaacaCCCTTCAAACAATTATAAAGAGGcgtaattttgaaataatacgTGACTGATTGATTGATTGACAATGAAAACATATTAATTGCACGTGCCTACAATTTTATTCTGACTTTAATATTTGGACAGAAACTTCTAATTGTAACCCACAAGATTGACAAGGGTACCAATAAATGAACACAGAAAGCCAAACAAAGACGAAAGGAAGGGGGTAATTTGGTCATATAACAAGCAGTATTTTTATAACCAATCTAATGTAACTTCACATATCAGACTTTGACCTAACGATATTTCAAAACTGGAATCGGATTCGTGGGTTTCCTGGATATTACATAATTGAACCATTTCTTCGCTCTTAAGATCCCCTTATCCATCACTGAATCGGACAAATccatattagatttttttttgttttataaaattgaatacGCAAGCCTTATTTTACCTCGGTTGCTTACGGGATTAGAGAAGAGAGTGATCGGAATTCTTGCGTTGGTTTCTTGTGAAGCGCGATGCTCCACCGGAGTTTCAAGTCTGCGAAATGGTaattacgtttttttttttaaatctattttaagAGGAAAATCAATTTGTCCTGTTCGATTCATGTATTTGGACTTCTGTGTGATAATCGCctgatttttcatttctttttacaaaattttgttttcgtTGTGTAGCAAGACAGCTTTAAAGCTTGCGGCATCACGTATAAAGCTATTGAAGAATAAAAGAGAAGCGCAGCTGAAACAGCTGAAGAGAGAATTGGCTCAATTGCTGGAGTCTGGCCAGGACCAGACTGCCAGAATTCGGgtactttttttattgttgtttttagaTCTTTCTTTTTATCTCATGAAGTGTTTgggttatttatttaaattgatgttaattcaattaattgtcttttctttttttttttaaatatattttttattattattccaGTAATTGAGGCCAAGTAGTCTATAATCCTGTTTCGAGCCTTTAGTTTTGGTTTTCACTTGAAGCAAGGAATATACATTAAAGCAAGTGaatgaatcaaataatttttgtttatatgagGCTTAGTCACTGTTTCTTTGCTGTGATGAGGATATTGGAATTGCATTCTTTGGCTTCTTATCTGTTGTGTCTTTGTTAATATGTTCTTGGTGGTCAGAAAAAGAGCAGTGACTTTTTGGCTGATATATTTTTCTATCCTATTTTGTGTCTCAGGTTGAACATGTGGTGAGAGAAGAGAAAACAATGGCAGCATATGACCTCCTTGAGATTTACTGTGAACTTATTGTGGCACGCTTGCCGATCATTGAGTCACAGAAGTATGTAATAGGGTCTGATTTTATATTGTTCAATGTTAAAATTCACGAATGAATACATATGGGTCAGGGAGAAATGGTACCATACCATATTTGCTGACACTGGGGCTGTATGGCATGGTTCATGTCTGATGCAATTAAAACTCCATGTTTGATGTGATCATGTGATTGAACATTCTCACAGATAAACACCTGCTTTATTCAGCTTTACTCTTTCTAATGGAGAAATAAGATATATTGTCTCTAAATTTAGATATCTGGCATCAAGTTGATTTGGAAAGCTATGTGGTGAGAGTTTTCTCTTTGCAGTGTACTGACACGGAGTTGTCATAAAGAAAAAAGCCCCATAAGCTTTTGTTTGGGTGCTGCAGACAAACTAGACCATTATGATGTAAAGAGTTATTTTGTCATAAGAAATTCACAGTTATTGAAACATACTTATTTTTTCAGAAACTGCCCCATTGACTTGAACGAAGCAATTTCAAGTATAATATTTGCATCTCCAAGATGTGCTGACATACCTGAACTCATGGATGTACGGAAGCATTTTACAGCAAAATATGGGAAAGAGTTTGTCGCTACTGCTGTTGAACTGCGTCCAGATTGTGGTGTAAGTCGCCTGGTAAGTTTTCACTGGATGTGTAGCTCATTGATATctgaaattaacaaaattaatttgatccaTTAACAGAAATATGCTAGTTTGCTGTTAAAGCCCAGCAGTTTATCATTAGtggataattttatcttttatttttgcaGTTGGTTGAGAAATTGTCTACGAAATCACCTGATGGTCCGacgaaaattaaaattttgactgCAATTGCTGAGGAACATAACATTAAATGGAATCCTGAATCCTTTGGAGACAAAGATTCAAAACCCGCTGAAGACTTgctggtaaaataataattcagttCCAAGTGGTTTCTTTGTTGCTTGAcattaaagaataataaattttaaagaggccatatttgtttgtaatttgattttaatgcatatatttgtTTCTTAACATGTATCCTTCTCAAATGAATTTGTTTGAGCAGAATGGGCCAAATACTTTGGACAAGGTCAATAAAATGCCAATGGATTCTTATGTTCAAGCTCCACATAGTCATAATGAAAAAGGACCCTCAAATGTCTATGTTCCGTCTATGAGAAATGAAAATCATGATTTACCTGTGAACTTGCAAGACTACAATACTAGATCATCGGGCCACTCCCATACAGATAGCGATGACACTAAGGCAAAATGGTCTGCTCCTTCTCAACTCGAACCTCGGCCTACAGGTTATTGAAATACTTTTTAATACACCATGTTTAAATTTATCCCTTGTCTTGTCCATAATCATTCACTATGGTCTTTTCTAAGTAACAGGATCTAGTAATCAAGGGATGGAGTTTAGGCGGTTGTATTCTGGAAATGGAAGTACTTTTTCACCTGATAGGCAGAACTGGAATATGGAATTCAAGGACGCTACTGCGGCTGCACAGGCAGCTGCTGAATCTGCAGAAAGAGCAAGTGTGGCTGCTAGAGCAGCTGCTGAACTTTCAAGCCGTGGACATACCTCACAGCAATATTCAACAGAGTCACAAAGAGATAAAGTGCCTCAAACGTTTTACCAATCAACAAATGAAAATCATGCAAAAGGTCCCGTAAATAATGCCCTTGATAGAAGAAATTTTAAGGCCGATTATGAACAATTTCCCACCAATCAGGAAGATGATATGGCAGGGATTGCTGACAGATTTCAGAAAGACAGTTTCAAGAGCCTCAATAAATCTATCCAATCTGCTTCACTGAAGTCCACTGCAGCCTCTTTTGATGGCAACCCATTGGTGAATAATCCCCAAATTGCTGATGGATATTCTCGAAAAAACTCATCTGAAATTGAGCAGAATGACCTTTTAGGTCAAGTTAGCTTAGAGAAGCAATCTAGCACTTCTCAGGTagaattaatgaataaattgcAATACGGTTTGAATTTTAGTAGTGTTGATGAGTTTGAAGAAGTAAAAGTCAGAAAGCAAACTGGCTGTGCCTCCTTTCCTTCTCATTCAAGCACACTTAATGATGATCATGAGGCTGTATCAAGTTTAGGGGGAGATGCTGATGAGAATCCTTTCTCTATTAATGACAAAGGAATTGCTCAAAGAAACTCTAGTAAAGTAAGTTATCATGAAAATGCTGCTGCGGTCTTTGATGATTGTGGTTCAGATGAGATTGAATACAAAATTGATTTAGATGGTGAGCACAAGGGAGATGGCTATGGTTTGAATTTCTCATCTCCTAGTAAAACTACACCTTCTcatgttttttcaaataagaaTGCTTGGAGTGATAGGGAAAATATTGATGAGTCATGGGGG is part of the Mangifera indica cultivar Alphonso chromosome 13, CATAS_Mindica_2.1, whole genome shotgun sequence genome and harbors:
- the LOC123194697 gene encoding uncharacterized protein LOC123194697 isoform X1; amino-acid sequence: MLHRSFKSAKCKTALKLAASRIKLLKNKREAQLKQLKRELAQLLESGQDQTARIRVEHVVREEKTMAAYDLLEIYCELIVARLPIIESQKNCPIDLNEAISSIIFASPRCADIPELMDVRKHFTAKYGKEFVATAVELRPDCGVSRLLVEKLSTKSPDGPTKIKILTAIAEEHNIKWNPESFGDKDSKPAEDLLNGPNTLDKVNKMPMDSYVQAPHSHNEKGPSNVYVPSMRNENHDLPVNLQDYNTRSSGHSHTDSDDTKAKWSAPSQLEPRPTGSSNQGMEFRRLYSGNGSTFSPDRQNWNMEFKDATAAAQAAAESAERASVAARAAAELSSRGHTSQQYSTESQRDKVPQTFYQSTNENHAKGPVNNALDRRNFKADYEQFPTNQEDDMAGIADRFQKDSFKSLNKSIQSASLKSTAASFDGNPLVNNPQIADGYSRKNSSEIEQNDLLGQVSLEKQSSTSQVELMNKLQYGLNFSSVDEFEEVKVRKQTGCASFPSHSSTLNDDHEAVSSLGGDADENPFSINDKGIAQRNSSKVSYHENAAAVFDDCGSDEIEYKIDLDGEHKGDGYGLNFSSPSKTTPSHVFSNKNAWSDRENIDESWGKSTPQSHFSMDHHSGSVFSESMTSSTVPSQSDNMLPATFDDSEGPSSESEEDLDKSKLVRSTDTSKHDVFTKTSEVILNKSNEFLDSSFADKGEAGSDQPWVKPSFDVTPVEVHSGKNQAIRSNAESARKSAYGDVSTSQSSLRVGKSQVDFNDGDEDSYNNSFDEGKHQQSQRLSRFSLGQEVMDNVPIGQLAEPIEHTEPSDVSSVESSNELNLANLTGGLRNKGYKRPPFSMSPSGYASLPKQTAKDTSTIKEAHSATVRGPINPEGTKQDSYSREAKEAAAEKPSIRSHFGSYGEDSDDKLPQHTSASHREQFSNKAGIGENKKSSWNQVQYFNADDSDSDDDIPNQALTSKARINTRLSRRTKASPLNSEKTTVTSEALVTSDYGDEKNSPSWNFYNNETRQKPMSQNKSSSRLGSSERPRLVEQATDESIPESKGLSSDKSLRSSVKEQPTNFQPEKVTSGGAEGLKSASSSVLSQSKEKASHVHPKLPDYEALTAHLQSLRQSRQ
- the LOC123194697 gene encoding uncharacterized protein LOC123194697 isoform X2, translated to MLHRSFKSAKCKTALKLAASRIKLLKNKREAQLKQLKRELAQLLESGQDQTARIRVEHVVREEKTMAAYDLLEIYCELIVARLPIIESQKNCPIDLNEAISSIIFASPRCADIPELMDVRKHFTAKYGKEFVATAVELRPDCGVSRLLVEKLSTKSPDGPTKIKILTAIAEEHNIKWNPESFGDKDSKPAEDLLNGPNTLDKVNKMPMDSYVQAPHSHNEKGPSNVYVPSMRNENHDLPVNLQDYNTRSSGHSHTDSDDTKAKWSAPSQLEPRPTGSSNQGMEFRRLYSGNGSTFSPDRQNWNMEFKDATAAAQAAAESAERASVAARAAAELSSRGHTSQQYSTESQRDKVPQTFYQSTNENHAKGPVNNALDRRNFKADYEQFPTNQEDDMAGIADRFQKDSFKSLNKSIQSASLKSTAASFDGNPLVNNPQIADGYSRKNSSEIEQNDLLGQVSLEKQSSTSQVELMNKLQYGLNFSSVDEFEEVKVRKQTGCASFPSHSSTLNDDHEAVSSLGGDADENPFSINDKGIAQRNSSKVSYHENAAAVFDDCGSDEIEYKIDLDGEHKGDGYGLNFSSPSKTTPSHVFSNKNAWSDRENIDESWGKSTPQSHFSMDHHSGSVFSESMTSSTVPSQSDNMLPATFDDSEGPSSESEEDLDKSKLVRSTDTNKGEAGSDQPWVKPSFDVTPVEVHSGKNQAIRSNAESARKSAYGDVSTSQSSLRVGKSQVDFNDGDEDSYNNSFDEGKHQQSQRLSRFSLGQEVMDNVPIGQLAEPIEHTEPSDVSSVESSNELNLANLTGGLRNKGYKRPPFSMSPSGYASLPKQTAKDTSTIKEAHSATVRGPINPEGTKQDSYSREAKEAAAEKPSIRSHFGSYGEDSDDKLPQHTSASHREQFSNKAGIGENKKSSWNQVQYFNADDSDSDDDIPNQALTSKARINTRLSRRTKASPLNSEKTTVTSEALVTSDYGDEKNSPSWNFYNNETRQKPMSQNKSSSRLGSSERPRLVEQATDESIPESKGLSSDKSLRSSVKEQPTNFQPEKVTSGGAEGLKSASSSVLSQSKEKASHVHPKLPDYEALTAHLQSLRQSRQ